One window of Roseisolibacter agri genomic DNA carries:
- a CDS encoding CsgG/HfaB family protein encodes MRPPSFVRRLAAAASLLLTLPVAGGAQGAGRTPREAPKTVAVLYFDNNTGSADYDAMGRGVAAMLITDLSGVPEIKLVERDKLQAVLTEQKMQQSGFFDPATAVKAGKLLGAEYLLTGAFTARDPEIRIDTRVVRVETGEIVRTAKVQGKEDKFFDLQQKLAKELVKGLPIAVSPEAMAEMEAKQQKNRIDDAGTMVAFSQGLQRLDYGDHVGAIEKLGPVMLKAPESAIVAAAYAEAKRRSGNAAKQQVRNKAKDLLRRWP; translated from the coding sequence ATGCGTCCCCCGTCGTTCGTCCGCCGCCTCGCCGCGGCCGCGTCCCTCCTGCTGACCCTGCCCGTCGCGGGCGGTGCGCAGGGCGCCGGCCGCACGCCGCGCGAGGCTCCCAAGACGGTCGCCGTCCTCTACTTCGACAACAACACCGGCAGCGCCGACTACGACGCGATGGGCCGCGGCGTCGCCGCGATGCTCATCACCGACCTGTCCGGCGTCCCCGAGATCAAGCTCGTCGAGCGCGACAAGCTCCAGGCCGTGCTGACCGAGCAGAAGATGCAGCAGTCCGGCTTCTTCGATCCCGCCACCGCCGTGAAGGCCGGCAAGCTGCTCGGCGCCGAGTACCTGCTGACCGGTGCGTTCACGGCGCGGGATCCCGAGATCCGCATCGACACCCGCGTCGTGCGCGTCGAGACCGGCGAGATCGTGCGCACCGCCAAGGTGCAGGGGAAGGAGGACAAGTTCTTCGACCTGCAGCAGAAGCTCGCGAAGGAGCTCGTGAAGGGGCTGCCCATCGCCGTGTCGCCCGAGGCGATGGCGGAGATGGAGGCGAAGCAGCAGAAGAACCGCATCGACGACGCGGGCACCATGGTCGCCTTCTCGCAGGGGCTGCAGCGCCTCGACTACGGCGACCACGTGGGCGCGATCGAGAAGCTGGGGCCCGTGATGCTCAAGGCGCCGGAGTCGGCGATCGTCGCGGCCGCGTACGCCGAGGCGAAGCGGCGCTCGGGCAACGCGGCCAAGCAGCAGGTGCGCAACAAGGCGAAGGACCTGCTGCGGCGCTGGCCCTGA
- a CDS encoding YybH family protein, which yields MSSRRALLALASAVALAACAARAPRAAVSAAPSPADSASAHRAALGFVAAFDSLQWDRFRGYFADDVTMFFPFAQVPRRADGRAAVEAVFQQFFEGQRAARTRAGRPMVQGLVPRDVAVQMLGRDAAVLTFHLGEQSPARRSVVFRRAGGDTWRVAHWHASPTPAAPQQPSQPQPAPAPR from the coding sequence ATGTCCTCCCGTCGCGCCCTCCTCGCCCTGGCGTCCGCCGTGGCGCTCGCCGCCTGCGCCGCCCGCGCACCCCGGGCCGCCGTCTCGGCCGCCCCCTCGCCCGCCGACTCGGCAAGCGCCCACCGCGCCGCCCTGGGCTTCGTCGCCGCCTTCGACTCGCTGCAGTGGGACCGCTTCCGCGGCTACTTCGCCGACGACGTCACGATGTTCTTCCCGTTCGCGCAGGTGCCCCGGCGCGCCGACGGCCGCGCGGCGGTGGAGGCGGTGTTCCAGCAGTTCTTCGAGGGCCAGCGCGCGGCCCGCACCCGCGCCGGCCGCCCGATGGTCCAGGGGCTCGTGCCCCGCGACGTCGCCGTGCAGATGCTCGGACGCGACGCGGCCGTCCTCACCTTCCACCTCGGCGAGCAGTCGCCGGCGCGGCGCTCGGTCGTCTTCCGCCGCGCGGGGGGCGACACGTGGCGGGTCGCCCACTGGCACGCCTCGCCCACGCCGGCGGCCCCGCAGCAGCCGTCGCAGCCGCAGCCCGCGCCAGCGCCACGGTAG
- a CDS encoding PadR family transcriptional regulator: MPRLTRPTALVLLALARGLRHGFDVLDATGLESGTVYPILRRLEDAGLVRSHWEPVTESRDAGRPPRRYYELTGAGAEAVREARRRHPDAVEVFAPKGAPGGTPHPA, from the coding sequence ATGCCCCGACTCACCCGACCCACCGCGCTCGTCCTCCTCGCGCTCGCGCGCGGCCTCCGCCACGGCTTCGACGTCCTCGACGCGACGGGGCTGGAGAGCGGCACCGTCTACCCGATCCTGCGGCGGCTCGAGGACGCGGGGCTCGTGCGCTCGCACTGGGAGCCGGTGACCGAGTCCCGCGACGCCGGCCGCCCGCCGCGCCGCTACTACGAGCTCACCGGCGCCGGCGCCGAGGCGGTGCGCGAGGCGCGGCGGCGCCATCCGGACGCCGTCGAAGTGTTCGCGCCGAAGGGCGCTCCCGGCGGCACGCCGCACCCCGCATGA
- a CDS encoding ABC transporter permease: MSAPESSPPAPPGLSIVRALAPLVPRPRRDEWIAEWHGELAWAAQLAARRGDASGATAVRLVWRALGALTDALWLRRHHGGHDVIGQDVRYAARALRRRPGFVAVVVLTLALGIGATTALFSVVNGVLLRPLHFPEAERLVEVRGEPTDGDVERVGPQASFPDFVDMREQATRFAHLAAFRTWTVTHTAAGSEPARLDVLYATASFFPTMGVRPLLGRALLPSDEQPGAAPVTVLGHALWQQRFAGDPGVIGRALTLDGVPTTIVGVLPPDANLDRADAQLWQPIVPGPMERVRGAHRYSVIGRLRPDATPAQARTELRAIARRLEIAYPRDNAKRSATVRPLHESVVGDARPALLMLFGAVSLVLLVGCANLASLFLARGATREREMAVRTALGAPRGRLLRQWMTESLLLTLTGGLAGLAVAWLGTRALLAFVPRSIPRAAEVALDLPVLAFLLVVSVLAGLVFGALPALQLRPGTGTSGALHGTSRTATAGRSRARLRQSLVVAEMTLATVLVVGAALLLKSFWQLHSTALTVRPEGVVVTRVQLPATRYDSAAKVTRFYERLRDEVAALPGVRGAAVAYEHPLGEGWTSSYAIVGEPTPSEGDRPEARVRPVTPGYFKTVGLALRAGRDISADDRMDTPGVVVVNEAFVRRHFAGGNPIGRVIDRQAPWWPGQPTQFRIVGVVADEPFLGVGTAADPATYYPHAQFPMGDMWLVVRADRDAAALSPLLRERIWRLDGALPVEQATALPTLLGRTLAEPRFNASLLALFAGAALLLAAVGIYGVLAYTVAQRTREIGVRLALGAARAHVVRQVVGQGLRVAAAGVVLGTLGALALGRVLGALLQGVSGHDPLVLVSVVAVLTLVATGAAWLPARRASRIAPSVALRQE, from the coding sequence ATGAGCGCCCCCGAATCCTCGCCGCCGGCGCCGCCCGGTCTCTCGATCGTGCGCGCCCTCGCCCCGCTCGTCCCGCGGCCGCGCCGCGACGAGTGGATCGCCGAATGGCACGGCGAGCTGGCGTGGGCGGCGCAGCTGGCCGCGCGGCGCGGCGACGCGTCCGGCGCCACCGCGGTCCGGCTGGTCTGGCGCGCGCTCGGCGCGCTCACCGACGCGCTCTGGCTGCGTCGCCACCATGGAGGACACGACGTGATCGGACAGGACGTGCGGTACGCCGCGCGCGCGCTGCGGCGCCGCCCCGGCTTCGTGGCCGTCGTCGTGCTGACGCTGGCCCTCGGCATCGGCGCCACGACGGCGCTCTTCTCGGTCGTCAACGGCGTGCTGCTGCGCCCCCTCCACTTCCCCGAGGCCGAGCGGCTGGTGGAGGTGCGCGGCGAGCCCACCGACGGTGACGTCGAGCGCGTCGGTCCGCAGGCGTCGTTCCCCGACTTCGTGGACATGCGCGAGCAGGCGACGCGCTTCGCGCACCTCGCCGCGTTCCGCACCTGGACGGTGACGCACACCGCCGCGGGCAGCGAGCCCGCGCGCCTGGACGTGCTGTACGCGACCGCGAGCTTCTTCCCGACGATGGGCGTGCGGCCGCTGCTGGGACGCGCGCTGCTCCCGTCCGACGAGCAGCCCGGCGCCGCGCCGGTCACGGTGCTCGGCCACGCGCTGTGGCAGCAGCGCTTCGCGGGCGACCCGGGCGTGATCGGCCGCGCGCTGACGCTCGACGGCGTGCCGACGACGATCGTCGGCGTGCTGCCGCCCGACGCGAACCTCGACCGCGCCGACGCGCAGCTCTGGCAGCCCATCGTTCCCGGGCCCATGGAGCGCGTGCGCGGCGCGCACCGCTACTCGGTGATCGGCCGCCTGCGCCCCGACGCGACGCCCGCGCAGGCGCGGACCGAGCTGCGCGCGATCGCGCGCCGGCTCGAGATCGCGTATCCGCGCGACAACGCGAAGCGCAGCGCGACCGTGCGCCCGCTGCACGAGAGCGTGGTCGGCGACGCGCGCCCCGCGCTGCTGATGCTGTTCGGCGCCGTGTCGCTGGTGCTGCTGGTGGGCTGCGCGAACCTCGCGAGCCTCTTCCTCGCGCGCGGCGCGACGCGCGAGCGCGAGATGGCCGTGCGCACCGCGCTCGGCGCGCCGCGCGGGCGGCTGCTGCGGCAGTGGATGACGGAGAGCCTGCTGCTGACGCTCACCGGCGGGCTCGCGGGCCTCGCGGTGGCGTGGCTCGGCACGCGCGCGCTGCTGGCGTTCGTGCCGCGCTCCATCCCACGCGCGGCGGAGGTGGCGCTCGACCTGCCGGTGCTCGCGTTCCTGCTGGTGGTGAGCGTGCTCGCGGGCCTCGTGTTCGGCGCGCTGCCCGCGTTGCAGCTGCGGCCTGGCACCGGCACATCGGGCGCGCTGCACGGCACGTCGCGCACGGCGACGGCGGGCCGCTCGCGCGCGCGGCTGCGCCAGTCGCTGGTGGTGGCCGAGATGACGCTGGCGACGGTGCTGGTGGTGGGCGCGGCGCTGCTGCTCAAGAGCTTCTGGCAGCTGCACTCGACCGCGCTCACGGTGCGGCCCGAGGGGGTAGTGGTGACGCGGGTGCAGCTGCCCGCCACGCGCTACGATTCGGCGGCGAAGGTCACGCGCTTCTACGAGCGCTTGCGCGACGAGGTGGCCGCGCTGCCGGGCGTGCGCGGCGCGGCGGTCGCGTACGAGCATCCGCTGGGCGAGGGGTGGACGTCGAGCTACGCGATCGTCGGCGAGCCGACGCCATCGGAGGGCGATCGCCCGGAGGCGCGCGTGCGGCCGGTGACGCCGGGCTACTTCAAGACGGTGGGCCTCGCGCTGCGCGCGGGCCGCGACATCAGCGCCGACGACCGCATGGACACGCCCGGCGTGGTGGTGGTGAACGAGGCGTTCGTGCGGCGCCACTTCGCGGGCGGCAATCCGATCGGCCGCGTGATCGACCGGCAGGCGCCGTGGTGGCCGGGCCAGCCGACGCAGTTCCGCATCGTCGGCGTCGTCGCGGACGAGCCGTTCCTCGGCGTGGGCACGGCGGCCGATCCGGCCACGTACTACCCGCACGCGCAGTTCCCGATGGGCGACATGTGGCTGGTGGTGCGCGCCGACCGCGACGCGGCCGCGCTGTCGCCGCTGCTGCGCGAGCGCATCTGGCGGCTGGACGGCGCGCTCCCGGTGGAGCAGGCCACCGCGCTGCCGACGCTCCTCGGGCGCACGCTGGCCGAGCCGCGCTTCAACGCGTCGCTGCTGGCGCTGTTCGCGGGCGCGGCGCTGCTGCTGGCGGCCGTGGGGATCTACGGCGTGCTCGCGTACACGGTCGCGCAGCGCACGCGCGAGATCGGCGTGCGGCTGGCGCTCGGCGCGGCGCGCGCGCACGTGGTGCGACAGGTGGTGGGCCAGGGCCTGCGCGTCGCCGCCGCGGGCGTCGTGCTCGGGACGCTCGGCGCGCTCGCGCTGGGGCGCGTGCTCGGCGCGCTGCTGCAGGGCGTGAGCGGGCACGATCCGCTCGTGCTCGTGTCGGTCGTGGCGGTGCTGACGCTGGTCGCGACGGGCGCGGCGTGGCTCCCCGCACGACGCGCGAGCCGGATCGCGCCGAGCGTGGCGTTGCGGCAGGAATGA
- a CDS encoding nuclear transport factor 2 family protein: MIRRLALSLAVVAAAAPLAAQAPSSSKDPEDAAIRVALEHYLAGHATGDGAHHRAAFHKVANLYFVRGDTVATRTGADYIAGAPGKPAPDEAQRRRRILAIDRTGDAAVAKIELDYPDAVLTDYMALLKTGGEWKIVNKIFTRAPKAKP; encoded by the coding sequence ATGATCCGTCGTCTCGCGCTCTCGCTCGCCGTCGTCGCGGCGGCCGCGCCGCTCGCCGCGCAGGCCCCGTCGTCCAGCAAGGATCCGGAGGACGCGGCGATCCGCGTCGCGCTGGAGCACTACCTGGCCGGCCACGCCACCGGCGACGGCGCGCACCACCGCGCGGCGTTCCACAAGGTCGCGAACCTGTACTTCGTGCGCGGCGACACGGTCGCGACGCGCACGGGTGCGGACTACATCGCCGGCGCGCCCGGCAAGCCCGCGCCCGACGAGGCGCAGCGCCGCCGCCGCATCCTCGCCATCGACCGCACGGGCGACGCGGCCGTCGCGAAGATCGAGCTCGATTACCCGGACGCGGTGCTGACGGACTACATGGCGCTGCTCAAGACGGGCGGCGAGTGGAAGATCGTCAACAAGATCTTCACGCGGGCGCCGAAGGCGAAGCCGTAG
- a CDS encoding serine/threonine-protein kinase, whose translation MSASRTTEPHRLDPPSAPGATEPMSFGPYRVTGPLGEGGMGVVYAAEQLAPIQRRVAVKVLRSGMEAGVLARFAAERQALALMEHPAIARVYDAGTTPDGRPYFVMEYVEGTPIGEFCAARGLSTRERLQLFVVVCQAVQHAHQKGVIHRDLKPSNVLVSEQGGAPLPKVIDFGIAKAVDRHLTGETLTTAFGTVVGTPAYMSPEQAEGGGVDVDTRTDVYALGVMLYELLTGALPVDPSETGLLPFIAQLMARTSAISPPSARVVHRPDLARELRGDLDAIVLKAMAPERERRYQTAQELALDLERHLDRRPVAARPPSLAYRFGKLARRRPAAVALGVSSIVFLIGLSVVTTVQARRVERARVIAEQRRGQAEALIGFMVGDLRERLEPIGRLAILDDVNERALAYFAAVPTAELTDAELYRRAQTLSQIGQVRVAQGQLPAAMPAFRESLAESRDLAARDSTNGDWQKQLGAGHYWVGYVHYLQGALDSAMGHFEPYRAIAEGLVRREPTNADWLLELSYAHGNIGSVRQAQADYAGALAAFRFALAAKTRLVALDASNVEWQRALGNSHNTIGVVFARLGPLDSALAHYRADVAIKRALAARDTSDATLQQALATALNFAGAAAASRGDEPGALALYDSSRRVFGALAARDPGNRLWRQELTTSEARLGQLDAALGRRAQGVVRLRDARRAYAELAALDSSNVEVQQHVARADLTLATLHTDGRDLAAAGPYVRAAASRLAALGARQPRPPGMAADLARLHLLEAALHEGAGAHGDAVAAREAALSALGAARATEPLRTAELRARALTGLARRAEAVPIVERLRVAGYRPYEFRSFANGFPEAGATRP comes from the coding sequence GTGTCCGCGTCGCGCACGACCGAGCCGCACCGCCTCGATCCTCCGTCGGCGCCCGGCGCGACGGAGCCCATGTCGTTCGGCCCCTACCGCGTGACCGGCCCGCTGGGCGAGGGCGGGATGGGCGTGGTGTACGCGGCCGAGCAGCTGGCGCCGATCCAGCGCCGCGTGGCCGTGAAGGTCCTCCGCAGCGGGATGGAGGCGGGCGTCCTCGCGCGCTTCGCGGCCGAGCGCCAGGCGCTGGCGCTGATGGAGCATCCGGCCATCGCGCGCGTCTACGACGCCGGCACGACGCCCGACGGGCGCCCGTACTTCGTCATGGAGTACGTCGAGGGGACGCCGATCGGCGAGTTCTGCGCGGCGCGCGGGCTGTCGACGCGCGAGCGGCTGCAGCTCTTCGTCGTCGTCTGCCAGGCGGTGCAGCACGCGCACCAGAAGGGCGTCATCCATCGCGACCTGAAGCCGTCGAACGTCCTGGTGAGCGAGCAGGGCGGCGCGCCGCTGCCGAAGGTGATCGACTTCGGCATCGCGAAGGCGGTGGACCGCCACCTCACCGGCGAGACGCTGACCACCGCGTTCGGCACCGTCGTCGGCACGCCCGCCTACATGAGCCCCGAGCAGGCCGAGGGCGGCGGCGTCGACGTCGACACGCGCACCGACGTGTACGCGCTCGGCGTCATGCTGTACGAGCTGCTCACGGGCGCGCTGCCGGTGGACCCGTCGGAGACGGGCCTGCTGCCGTTCATCGCGCAGCTGATGGCGCGCACCTCGGCCATCTCTCCGCCGAGCGCGCGCGTGGTGCACCGGCCCGACCTCGCGCGCGAGCTGCGCGGCGACCTCGATGCGATCGTCCTCAAGGCGATGGCGCCCGAGCGCGAGCGCCGCTACCAGACGGCGCAGGAGCTGGCGCTGGACCTCGAGCGCCACCTCGACCGGCGGCCCGTCGCGGCGCGCCCGCCGTCGCTGGCGTACCGCTTCGGCAAGCTCGCGCGCCGCCGGCCCGCGGCGGTGGCGCTGGGCGTGTCGTCCATCGTCTTCCTGATCGGGCTGAGCGTCGTCACCACGGTGCAGGCGCGGCGCGTGGAGCGCGCGCGCGTGATCGCGGAGCAGCGGCGCGGGCAGGCCGAGGCGCTCATCGGCTTCATGGTGGGCGACCTGCGCGAGCGCCTGGAGCCGATCGGCCGCCTGGCGATCCTCGACGACGTGAACGAGCGCGCGCTGGCGTACTTCGCCGCCGTGCCGACCGCCGAGCTGACCGACGCGGAGCTGTACCGCCGCGCGCAGACGCTGTCGCAGATCGGGCAGGTGCGCGTCGCGCAGGGCCAGCTCCCGGCGGCGATGCCCGCGTTCCGCGAGTCGCTCGCCGAGTCGCGCGACCTGGCCGCGCGCGACTCGACGAACGGCGACTGGCAGAAGCAGCTCGGCGCGGGGCACTACTGGGTCGGCTACGTCCACTACCTGCAGGGCGCGCTGGACTCGGCGATGGGGCACTTCGAGCCGTATCGCGCGATCGCCGAGGGGCTGGTGCGACGCGAGCCGACGAACGCCGACTGGCTGCTGGAGCTGAGCTACGCGCACGGCAACATCGGCTCGGTGCGGCAGGCGCAGGCGGACTACGCGGGCGCGCTGGCCGCGTTCCGCTTCGCGCTCGCGGCGAAGACGCGGCTGGTCGCGCTCGACGCGTCGAACGTCGAGTGGCAGCGCGCGCTCGGCAACAGCCACAACACGATCGGCGTCGTGTTCGCGCGCCTCGGGCCGCTGGACAGCGCGCTCGCGCACTACCGCGCGGACGTGGCGATCAAGCGCGCGCTCGCCGCGCGCGACACGAGCGACGCCACGCTGCAGCAGGCGCTGGCGACGGCGCTCAACTTCGCGGGCGCCGCCGCCGCGTCGCGCGGCGACGAGCCGGGCGCCCTCGCCCTCTACGACTCGTCGCGCCGCGTGTTCGGCGCGCTGGCCGCGCGCGATCCGGGCAACCGGCTCTGGCGCCAGGAGCTGACGACGAGCGAGGCGCGGCTCGGCCAGCTCGACGCGGCGCTCGGCCGCCGCGCTCAGGGAGTCGTGCGCCTGCGCGACGCGCGGCGCGCGTACGCCGAGCTGGCGGCGCTCGACTCGAGCAACGTCGAGGTGCAGCAGCACGTCGCGCGCGCCGACCTGACGCTCGCCACGCTCCACACGGACGGCCGCGACCTCGCCGCGGCAGGGCCGTACGTGCGCGCCGCGGCGTCGCGGCTGGCGGCGCTCGGCGCGCGGCAGCCCAGACCGCCGGGCATGGCCGCCGACCTCGCGCGCCTGCACCTGCTGGAGGCGGCGCTGCACGAGGGCGCGGGCGCGCATGGCGACGCCGTCGCGGCCCGTGAGGCGGCGCTGAGCGCGCTCGGCGCAGCGCGTGCGACGGAGCCGCTGCGCACCGCCGAGCTGCGCGCGCGTGCGCTGACCGGGCTCGCACGCCGCGCCGAGGCGGTGCCCATCGTCGAGCGCCTGCGCGTCGCGGGCTACCGGCCGTACGAGTTCCGCAGCTTCGCCAACGGGTTTCCCGAGGCGGGAGCCACCCGCCCGTGA